Proteins encoded together in one Xenopus laevis strain J_2021 chromosome 6L, Xenopus_laevis_v10.1, whole genome shotgun sequence window:
- the LOC108719090 gene encoding uncharacterized protein LOC108719090: MSKRRKNETWYYPLNPKRISQNRNEKASGYPHITSRNGNYGNSRNFEMGSLTPYKKTNYGGGANCRARWKQCEGAPVLQTLKKRPVRSHIMGKHRKLKDQSGEVQKTQKHTEAQRLLKQFFMPSDSEKATGVSKMASHPARGSATDSDSESVSKEGKKNMLTGPEDLSTFCQVCGEPDVEEWKQFCQSPSVPDLVRKDSWSLVSSPKNKKKKVKQTPEKKKATTDT; this comes from the exons ATgtcaaaaaggagaaaaaatgaaACATGGTATTATCCTTTAAATCCTAAACGAATTTCTCAAAATAGAAATGAGAAG GCTTCGGGCTATCCACACATCACTAGCAGGAATGGCAACTATGGAAACAGCAGGAA ctttgaaatggggtcactgaccccatataaaaaaacaaattatgggGGCGGAGCAAACTGCAGAGCGAGATGGAAGCAATGTGAGGGAGCTCCTGTGCTGCAGACTCTAAAGAAGCGTCCGGTCCGCTCACATATCATGGGGAAACACAGAAAACTGAAAGATCAGAGTGGAGAGGTACAGAAAACACAGAAACATACCGAAGCACAGCGTCTACTGAAGCAATTCTTCATGCCGTCGGACAGTGAGAAAGCTACGGGCGTTTCCAAGATGGCGTCTCATCCCGCCAGAGGATCTGCAACAGATTCGGATAGTGagtcg GTCTCGAAagagggtaaaaaaaacatgctcaCGGGCCCAGAAGATCTATCTACCTTCTGCCAAGTGTGTGGTGAACCAGATGTTGAAGAATGGAAACAGTTCTGCCAATCTCCTTCGGTCCCAGACCTCGTGAGGAAAGATTCATGGTCCTTGGTCTCCTcgcctaaaaacaaaaaaaagaaggttAAACAGACACCGGAAAAGAAGAAAGCTACAACTGACACTTGA